Proteins encoded by one window of Ignavibacteriota bacterium:
- a CDS encoding adenylate kinase translates to MNLILLAPPGGGKGTQSSLIYNDFGIHRISTGDLLRKHKEQRTKIGKEARKYMDAGELVPDYILTEILKTELIKEKYKSGFLLDGYPRTLAQAIELESLTENINSKIDLVIILDVPAEELLNRLGARRICKICERVYNLKFHPPDNPNKCNEPCGGKLYQRDDDKPETIINRLKIYESKTRELLEYYSKMPVTQTLDGTGKVQRVYDRVKDLIEKVRQDD, encoded by the coding sequence ATGAACTTAATACTACTTGCACCCCCCGGTGGTGGAAAAGGAACTCAGAGCAGTCTGATTTATAATGATTTTGGAATTCACAGGATTTCAACAGGTGATTTATTACGCAAACATAAAGAGCAAAGAACAAAAATTGGCAAGGAAGCACGAAAATATATGGATGCAGGTGAGCTTGTTCCGGACTATATACTGACTGAAATTCTGAAGACTGAGCTGATTAAGGAAAAATATAAATCAGGATTTTTGCTTGACGGATACCCGAGAACTCTTGCTCAGGCAATTGAACTTGAATCTTTGACTGAAAATATCAACTCAAAAATTGATCTTGTTATTATATTAGATGTACCGGCAGAAGAACTTCTGAACAGACTCGGCGCCAGACGAATTTGCAAAATATGTGAGCGGGTTTATAATCTCAAATTTCATCCACCCGATAATCCCAATAAATGTAACGAGCCATGTGGCGGTAAATTATACCAGCGCGATGACGATAAACCCGAGACTATCATTAACAGGTTGAAAATTTATGAATCAAAAACACGGGAACTTTTAGAATATTATTCAAAAATGCCTGTAACTCAAACTCTCGACGGCACAGGTAAAGTACAGAGAGTCTATGACCGTGTAAAAGATTTGATAGAAAAAGTCCGTCAAGATGATTAA
- a CDS encoding glycosyltransferase — MALIDLILIFIGFLTVYNFLIYPVLLKFLSFIIPAQIQPDLKDKPDITFILAAFNEELLIEEAIKSILNSDYPTAKINIIIGSDGSTDKTNEILSKIAKSNSNIKFVELSRGGKNIVLNTIVPDAQTDIILFMDADVRLNVDTVSNLIKYFSNDNVGGVIASQKVVGDGTTVNAGSEGDSLYHRYEENIRINEAIIDSNVNSLGYLYAIRKEYFIPIPNNFVCDDLHNVYSVLRSKKRMLFACEAKAYEIRPKSLSNEYHRRVRAVAGGWATVVYHKELLNIFQFGITSFFIWSHKIFRWLSPVFMFALVITTIVGFFYNSSLIYIFAIPQLLLYSMALLGFIFEKMRFNISILRLFVFFVSMNYSSLLGLIRFIKKQQNAIWNREGFSD, encoded by the coding sequence TTGGCTCTAATTGATTTAATATTAATTTTTATAGGTTTTTTAACAGTATATAACTTCCTGATATATCCTGTTTTGCTTAAGTTTCTATCATTTATTATTCCTGCACAAATTCAACCAGACTTAAAAGATAAACCTGATATTACTTTTATTTTAGCAGCATTCAATGAAGAATTATTGATTGAGGAAGCAATAAAATCAATATTGAATTCAGATTATCCTACTGCAAAAATAAATATAATAATAGGCTCAGATGGCTCAACAGATAAAACAAATGAAATCCTCAGCAAGATTGCTAAATCTAATTCAAATATTAAATTTGTAGAACTTTCAAGAGGAGGCAAGAATATTGTACTTAATACAATTGTACCTGATGCTCAAACCGACATAATTTTATTTATGGATGCTGATGTCAGATTAAATGTAGACACAGTTTCGAATTTGATAAAATATTTTTCAAATGATAATGTTGGTGGTGTAATAGCATCGCAGAAAGTCGTTGGAGATGGCACTACTGTTAATGCAGGAAGTGAAGGCGATTCTTTGTATCACAGATATGAGGAAAATATCAGAATCAATGAGGCGATAATTGATTCAAACGTCAATTCATTGGGTTATCTCTATGCAATCAGGAAAGAATATTTTATTCCAATACCCAATAATTTTGTATGTGATGATTTGCATAATGTTTACTCTGTTTTAAGAAGTAAAAAGAGAATGCTTTTTGCCTGTGAAGCAAAAGCTTACGAAATCAGACCTAAAAGCCTGAGTAATGAATATCACAGAAGAGTCAGAGCTGTAGCAGGCGGATGGGCAACAGTTGTTTATCATAAAGAATTGCTTAATATTTTCCAATTTGGTATTACATCATTTTTTATTTGGTCACATAAAATATTCAGGTGGCTTTCCCCTGTTTTTATGTTCGCATTAGTAATCACAACAATTGTTGGATTTTTTTATAATTCAAGCTTAATTTATATATTTGCGATTCCTCAATTATTGCTTTATTCAATGGCATTATTAGGCTTTATATTTGAAAAAATGAGATTCAACATCAGTATTTTGAGATTGTTTGTATTTTTTGTTTCTATGAATTACAGCTCTTTACTGGGATTAATAAGATTTATTAAGAAACAGCAGAATGCTATCTGGAACAGAGAAGGATTTTCCGATTAA
- a CDS encoding lytic transglycosylase domain-containing protein — translation MKIIYLLLSILLFSCSDSKPLISESALNAQNHFEFISSLDLPEKLDFCGEELPLDDPEIRERAEREFYLMFQQPGQIMLYLKRSGRYFPMFREVIKEHNMPEDLVYLSVAESALYMSRSSAGAIGLWQFMPETAKMMGLRVDDFVDERRHPEKATHAAMKYLKQGYNKHKSWILTAAGYNMGHTGLAENLNFQSVENYFDLHLNEETSRYIFRIAIIKNIMQNAERYGFKVSEERKYSADKVKLIKVTSALADLSAWARAEGTSYKHVKRLNPWILKRSLPAPAKGSFYEIAIPD, via the coding sequence ATGAAAATTATATATTTACTTTTATCTATTTTACTATTTTCCTGCTCAGACTCGAAACCCTTAATCAGTGAATCAGCATTAAATGCCCAGAATCATTTTGAATTTATTTCATCTCTTGACCTGCCTGAAAAGCTTGACTTTTGTGGTGAAGAGTTACCACTCGATGACCCTGAGATCCGTGAACGTGCTGAGCGTGAATTTTACCTCATGTTTCAGCAACCCGGGCAGATAATGCTTTATCTCAAGCGTTCAGGAAGATATTTTCCAATGTTCAGAGAAGTGATAAAAGAGCATAATATGCCTGAAGATTTGGTATATTTATCAGTTGCTGAAAGTGCTTTATATATGTCTCGCTCAAGTGCCGGAGCAATTGGATTATGGCAGTTTATGCCTGAAACAGCCAAGATGATGGGTTTAAGAGTAGATGATTTTGTTGATGAAAGGCGACATCCCGAGAAAGCAACTCATGCCGCAATGAAATATCTTAAGCAGGGCTATAATAAACACAAATCATGGATTCTGACTGCGGCAGGCTACAATATGGGGCATACCGGACTTGCAGAAAATTTAAATTTCCAAAGTGTGGAAAACTATTTCGATTTACATCTTAACGAAGAAACATCACGCTATATTTTTCGAATTGCAATAATCAAAAACATCATGCAAAATGCCGAAAGGTACGGCTTTAAAGTGTCAGAAGAACGTAAATATTCAGCTGATAAAGTTAAGCTGATTAAAGTCACTTCTGCATTAGCAGACCTCTCAGCATGGGCAAGAGCCGAGGGCACTTCGTACAAACATGTCAAACGCCTGAATCCATGGATATTGAAACGCAGTTTACCTGCACCTGCTAAAGGTTCATTTTATGAAATTGCTATTCCGGATTAA
- a CDS encoding amidinotransferase, whose protein sequence is MYQLNINSETAPLKSVMIGIASDRGNKVHENNPKISKYLKQGTFPTEEVLIGQVDKFANTIESAGIEVLRPENITNQDQIFTRDIGFVIGEKFVLANMKKSNRKAEQDGLEGLLKNIEISKILTPPDDASVEGGDVIIHGKYVFVGLTGRTNYKGYEFLKSSFPEREVVPFHMYVTDNPATNILHLDCAFQPVGDKYAIIYEDGFVHYPDAIVDVFGNNNLIKVTQYEMYHMNPNIFSLSPELVITDETFDRLNPLLKDKNINTIEVNYREVSKLGGLFRCSTMPLIRT, encoded by the coding sequence ATGTATCAATTGAATATTAATTCTGAAACTGCACCTCTGAAGTCAGTTATGATTGGAATTGCAAGCGATAGAGGTAATAAAGTTCACGAAAATAATCCCAAAATTTCGAAATATTTGAAGCAAGGAACTTTTCCTACAGAAGAAGTTTTAATCGGTCAGGTTGACAAATTTGCAAATACAATTGAAAGTGCAGGAATTGAAGTACTCAGACCAGAAAATATTACAAATCAGGATCAGATTTTCACACGTGATATCGGATTTGTTATTGGCGAAAAGTTCGTTCTGGCGAATATGAAAAAGTCCAATCGCAAGGCTGAGCAGGACGGGCTTGAGGGATTACTGAAAAATATCGAGATTAGCAAGATTCTCACTCCTCCTGATGATGCATCAGTTGAAGGCGGTGATGTAATAATTCATGGTAAATATGTATTTGTCGGGCTTACGGGCAGAACAAACTATAAGGGCTACGAGTTTCTGAAGTCATCTTTTCCTGAGCGGGAAGTTGTGCCATTTCACATGTATGTAACAGATAATCCTGCAACAAACATACTTCATCTTGACTGCGCTTTTCAGCCGGTTGGAGATAAGTACGCAATTATTTACGAAGATGGCTTCGTACATTATCCTGATGCAATTGTTGATGTATTCGGTAACAACAACCTGATAAAAGTTACCCAATACGAGATGTATCACATGAACCCGAATATATTCTCATTATCACCTGAATTAGTCATAACTGATGAAACATTTGACAGACTTAACCCATTGTTGAAAGACAAAAATATCAACACAATAGAAGTAAATTATCGAGAAGTATCAAAACTTGGTGGGCTTTTCCGATGCTCGACAATGCCTCTGATAAGAACATAA